One segment of Brassica napus cultivar Da-Ae chromosome C3, Da-Ae, whole genome shotgun sequence DNA contains the following:
- the LOC125582972 gene encoding putative F-box/kelch-repeat protein At4g39756: MNSESEPSEKKKKNLNPSLSLFSLPNDILLNCIARISPSYYPKLSLVSKTFASLISSSKLKDTRFLQKTCEKILLVCFHFPSKSHSPSWFSLWLKPNQALTNDLEKKEESTGNALLVPIPSSYCRRPPTFMCKVGSECYAINRYCNPSFDLSVTKPGTGIWRKVPKMMTVAREDPIACVLDGKIYVMGGCSQEESKNWGEVYDTKTQTWESLPDPGFYLRVSTLRKMEVMGKKIYVISSKKNTYHIYDTIEGRWEVVAPTFECSVVVDNVRYCYTGTKFIWYDKKHNGSRRVDGLSVLERHCRAGSGHIEMANYGGKLLIIWDEFVYNARDRHEKTNIWCALIAFEKRNGDEEVWANVEWASSVLTVPLSCVLLRHVIKAV, encoded by the coding sequence ATGAACTCCGAATCTGAACCatcagagaaaaagaagaagaatttgaATCCATCTCTTTCGTTATTTTCTCTTCCAAATGACATCCTTCTGAACTGCATAGCCCGGATATCACCATCGTACTACCCTAAACTCTCTCTAGTCAGCAAGACCTTTGCCTCTCTCATCTCATCGTCCAAGCTCAAAGATACTAGGTTTCTTCAAAAAACATGTGAAAAAATCCTTCTTGTCTGTTTTCATTTTCCCAGTAAAAGTCATAGTCCTTCCTGGTTCAGTCTCTGGTTAAAACCTAACCAAGCCCTAACCAATGACTTGgagaagaaggaagagtctACCGGGAATGCTCTGTTAGTACCAATACCCTCTTCTTATTGTCGTCGTCCACCAACGTTCATGTGTAAGGTTGGTTCAGAGTGCTACGCAATCAATCGATACTGTAATCCATCTTTCGATCTGTCGGTCACTAAACCAGGAACTGGCATCTGGCGAAAAGTCCCCAAAATGATGACTGTGGCTCGAGAGGATCCCATTGCTTGTGTCCTTGATGGGAAAATATACGTAATGGGAGGTTGTAGCCAAGAAGAATCCAAGAATTGGGGTGAGGTTTACGatacaaagactcaaacttGGGAATCTTTACCTGACCCTGGCTTCTACCTACGTGTTTCTACACTTAGGAAAATGGAAGTGATGGGGAAAAAGATCTACGTTATTAGCAGCAAGAAGAATACGTATCATATTTATGATACCATAGAAGGTAGATGGGAAGTTGTAGCACCCACGTTTGAGTGTAGTGTTGTGGTAGACAATGTAAGGTACTGTTACACTGGTACAAAGTTTATTTGGTACGATAAGAAGCATAATGGCTCGAGAAGGGTCGACGGTTTGTCGGTACTGGAGAGGCATTGCCGAGCTGGTAGTGGTCATATTGAAATGGCTAACTACGGTGGGAAACTCTTGATAATTTGGGACGAGTTTGTGTATAATGCTCGTGATCGCCATGAGAAGACGAATATTTGGTGTGCTTTGATTGCGTTTGAGAAGCGGAATGGTGATGAAGAAGTTTGGGCTAACGTTGAGTGGGCTAGTAGTGTGCTTACTGTTCCCCTTTCATGTGTTTTATTGCGTCATGTGATAAAAGCAGTTTGA